A genomic stretch from Octopus sinensis linkage group LG14, ASM634580v1, whole genome shotgun sequence includes:
- the LOC115219458 gene encoding 2-hydroxyacylsphingosine 1-beta-galactosyltransferase-like, with product MARTTHVIPWALQAFIVLCYLVENQQAAKILFVPSLEYSHCKYMNALGQELVQRGHEVTMYMCQEINFRDCPGPHFEVINFSWPTYEKSLDFKEKIGNDIFHGEWNVLSEEATEVKEQMCEMIQQDNDALQRLHYKNFDLAVIDSLFSTQCFYLVPYNLSIPFISVSSALRESETGSIIAPRFSPNVYTSVSTEMDFRKRLLSTLRYVAQHMGDIFSVPLENFKLAPTLTASEVEDLYWKSELFLDNTDIIFNYPKPFLSHFRQVGGLTTQPGMPLSKSLQHFFDGATHGVIIMSFGNAFENITDRISALLLSTLQRLPQHILVKTNTNKVDGNVKMMTWFSLNDVCAHPKTKLLISHCNSNDYFESLYHGVPLICLPIVGDQFQIASRIEDYKMGLKLNIWKQKRDTLYIAALNVTTKPVYRKNAQKYSEIFRSRRLNPRQVAADGVEEVLQFGRRHPKGSYLNHPWYQLLNLDVWLFIHLLFLIGFYAFFCTVNQIIRWLQHYKVFHVIVLVVLLLYIHNMIYPPPLVYDI from the coding sequence ATGGCTCGGACAACACACGTAATACCGTGGGCTCTACAAGCTTTTATCGTCCTGTGTTATTTGGTGGAGAACCAGCAAGCGGCGAAGATTCTGTTTGTACCATCACTGGAGTATAGTCACTGTAAGTATATGAATGCATTAGGCCAAGAGCTAGTGCAACGTGGACACGAAGTTACCATGTACATGTGCCAGGAGATAAACTTTCGAGATTGCCCAGGACCGCACTTCGAAGTTATCAACTTCAGCTGGCCTACTTATGAAAAGAGTTTAGATTTCAAGGAGAAAATTGGTAACGATATCTTTCATGGCGAGTGGAATGTGTTGTCTGAGGAAGCGACAGAAGTTAAAGAACAGATGTGTGAGATGATACAACAAGACAATGATGCTTTGCAACGCCTGCATTACAAAAACTTTGATTTAGCAGTCATTGATAGCCTTTTCTCAACTCAATGTTTCTACTTAGTACCATATAATCTGTCGATTCCTTTCATTTCCGTTTCAAGTGCATTACGTGAGTCAGAGACTGGATCCATAATAGCACCGAGATTCAGTCCAAATGTCTACACCTCCGTCAGTACTGAAATGGATTTTAGGAAACGGCTGTTAAGCACCTTACGGTACGTTGCTCAGCATATGGGAGATATTTTTTCTGTTCCTCTAGAAAATTTCAAATTAGCTCCAACTCTCACAGCATCAGAAGTCGAAGATCTTTACTGGAAGTCGGAATTATTCCTTGATAACACTGATATCATTTTTAATTATCCTAAACCATTTTTGTCACATTTTCGACAAGTCGGGGGTTTAACAACTCAGCCTGGAATGCCTTTGTCGAAATCACTGCAACACTTCTTTGACGGTGCTACGCATGGCGTTATCATTATGTCATTTGGAAATGCTTTCGAGAACATAACGGACAGAATCTCAGCTCTCCTACTGTCTACTTTACAACGCCTACCACAACACATCCTtgtgaaaacaaacacaaacaaagtcGATGGCAATGTGAAAATGATGACATGGTTCTCACTGAACGATGTCTGCGCACACCCGAAAACAAAACTCCTTATATCACACTGTAACAGTAACGACTACTTTGAAAGCCTTTATCATGGGGTTCCACTTATTTGCCTTCCTATCGTCGGCGACCAGTTTCAAATTGCTTCGAGAATTGAAGATTACAAGATGGGATTAAAACTGAACATATGGAAGCAGAAACGTGATACTTTGTATATTGCTGCCCTGAATGTAACCACGAAGCCCGTCTACCGGAAGAATGCACAAAAATACTCGGAGATTTTCCGCAGCCGCCGCTTGAATCCAAGGCAAGTTGCCGCTGACGGTGTGGAGGAGGTGCTTCAGTTCGGCCGTCGTCACCCGAAGGGTTCTTATTTAAACCATCCATGGTATCAACTGCTTAATCTTGATGTTTGGCTCTTTATTCACCTGCTCTTTCTGATTGGTTTTTATGCATTTTTCTGCACCGTGAACCAAATTATTAGATGGCTACAGCATTACAAAGTATTCCATGTGATCGTTCTGGTGGTCCTGCTTTTATACATTCACAACATGATCTACCCACCTCCTTTAGTATACGACATATAA